The Christiangramia salexigens genome includes the window AAACAGGAAAAATAGTGGATGTTAAAGCACGAGCTCCTCATCCGGAGCTTGTAAAAGAAGCAAAAAGAGTAATTTCAAGCTTGCCCGATATGATTCCGGGAGAGCAGAATGGAAGACCCGTTAGTGTAATGTATTCTCTGCCTATAGCCTTTAAAGTAAGTGAATAGAATCATCTTCAACTTGTTTTTATATGTAGTAAAGCCGGAGCTCAAACTTCGGCTTTCACTTTGTCTGATATTCCTGCTGTAGTTAAAATATAAGTCTGTTTTCCAACGCTGAATATCGAATTAGTGGATTAAAAAAAGAAATACATTTGGCAGACTCGCAGTTTTTTTTCCTAACCTGCTATATTTCACTATTTTTGAAATCCGTAAGCGGATTGCCAATGAAAAAAGCATTACTTCCTGTTTTATTCTTATTCATCGTTTCCTGTAATTTTGAGACCAAGAAGATCTCTTCTGAAGAGGTGCTTGAACAGGAAAGTCGTTCCCTTAACTGGAAAGAGGTGGATGAATACCCAACATTTAAAGCCTGCCAGGATAGAACAGAATTACGTGCGGCAAAACAATGCTTTGAAACTATGGTTGCTAATTCCATCTATTCCTATCTCGCGAGTCAAAATCCTGTGGTTTCCAAGAGTATAAACGACACCTTATACATTCATCTGGAAATCACAAAAGAAGGAAAAGCCAGAATTGAATCGGTGAAGATCGATACTTCTATTACCAACCAATTGCCTGATATTGAAAAATGGCTACATAGAAGTATAGACTCCCTGCCAAAGATCTATCCCGCAAGTAAAAGAGGAATCCCTGTGTCTACGAGATTTAAAATGCCTGTGGTTGTAAAGGCTGAATAGGATCTTCCATTATTTCTTAAAATGCCTTCCCTTCCAGTCGAAGCCTGTTAGCATAGACAGCAGCGTAATGTATACCACGAAAAAGGGATACATAATAGATGCCCAAAGATAATTTCGCATTATCTCCTCTCTTTTAAAAAATCTCGCAGCAAGGTAAATAAGTACAAAGTCCAGATTAAACTTGAATAAAAAAGCGAGCATAAGCGGCATGTATGGGAAAAGACCAAATAATGCCATTCCTGCAAAAACGATCAGGGATAAATTCATCACAAATACTATTAGCCCGCTTAGCTTTCCAAATAGACTTTTGTAATTGGTGGTCTTCGCAGCCCAGCGTTTTCTCTGTTCGATAAGTCCTGAAATATTTTCCTGATATCCGGTTCTCACGATGCCATCCACAGACTTCAAAAAACTTATTTTCAAACCTCCCTCTCTGAACTTTTGTAGCAAAAACACATCATCGCCACTGCTGATTTCATCATTCTCCTTAAATCCAGCGAATTGCATAAAGCTTTGTTTTTCATAACAAAGGTTAGCGGCATTACACATAAATGCATGGCCAATTCCAAAACTACCCACAGTTGTTCCCTGCAGACTCAAAAAATCAAGTTCTTCGAACCTTTGAAAATGACTTAATTTCTGATCTGCTCTTTTAATAAAACCAACGGGACCCGCAATTAATTTAGCTCCTGAAGACTGTATTTCCTCATCAATAGCCGCCAGCCATTCCGGAGGAACTACACTGTCTGCATCTGTAGTCACAATGAATTCAAAATTTGATCTTAGAATAGCGGTTTGTATGGCATCCTTCTTTGGAGACCTGGTTTTGCGGTCATTTTCCAACAGGATTATGTTCAACTCCGGAAGCCGCTCCTGGAATTCACGAGCCAAAATCAGTGAGTTATCGGAAGAATCATCGTTTACAAGAATGATCTCGAACTTATCTTTTGAATACCTTAAACTTCCAATGGATTGAAATAAGGCCTTCAGATTCTTCTCTTCATTCCGGTAGGGAATTATAACCGAAAATCCTGTACTGTGATCAAGCCTCTTCCATTTGAAATCTGCGGTTTTTTTCCAACCGTAAATAAGGAATA containing:
- a CDS encoding glycosyltransferase, which codes for MAAPIISHLLLVSILVLITATYIGLILFLIYGWKKTADFKWKRLDHSTGFSVIIPYRNEEKNLKALFQSIGSLRYSKDKFEIILVNDDSSDNSLILAREFQERLPELNIILLENDRKTRSPKKDAIQTAILRSNFEFIVTTDADSVVPPEWLAAIDEEIQSSGAKLIAGPVGFIKRADQKLSHFQRFEELDFLSLQGTTVGSFGIGHAFMCNAANLCYEKQSFMQFAGFKENDEISSGDDVFLLQKFREGGLKISFLKSVDGIVRTGYQENISGLIEQRKRWAAKTTNYKSLFGKLSGLIVFVMNLSLIVFAGMALFGLFPYMPLMLAFLFKFNLDFVLIYLAARFFKREEIMRNYLWASIMYPFFVVYITLLSMLTGFDWKGRHFKK